The stretch of DNA TCGACAGCGGAGAACGTCAGGATTGTCCCTTCGGGAAGAGCTTTGCCAGCGGCAGAAGTCGTGCCCGAAACACCGCCAATCTGGGGAACTGATGATCCGCAGCCCAATGCCGCGACGAGCATCGACAGACTGAGGCAGAATCCGGTGCAGTGAGAAAATAGAGTTCTGTTCATTTCAAGTTCCAGGTATTGACCAGCGACAAGCGAGCCGGCAATCAGAGAGTGGGGAGAGAAAAACAGCCGCCTGACAAGGTGAGTCAAGCGGCTGCTGAGTGATACGTTCGAAAGACTCTTAGAGTTCACCAATGGTCTGGCCATCATCTCGAATGCAGGCATGCCGGAGCGTGTCGAGATTGATGTTGTCACTGATGAAGCTCACATGCCCATCGCCAAAAAGGCAATGGACACCACCCGTATGTGCCGAAGTGAGCGGGTTGTTGGGGCCGAAGTTCACGTTAATGCCGGGCTGATCATAGTTTTGTGTATTGGGTGCATAGCGGACGGTCGTGAGATTGAATGTGCGCTGACCTGGACGTTGTCCGCCACCATTGGTTCCCATTGACCATGAATGGGGGCCGGAACCACCAATGAAGATTCGATTCCCTGTAATTGTATGAGCGTGTTGCGCTTGTATTGCGGCTTGAAAAGTCGCTGTAACGAGAAAACCCCCGGCTTCGCCAACCATGATGATGTTCGATGTCCCGTCACTGGCATCGCGCATGCGTGTTACATCATTGACGAGCATCATTCCACCAGAACTGAGTGATCCGTTTCCAGATGCACCGCGATCGCTGCAACAATCAGCAGCCGAGTTATTGAGCCGACTTTCAGTAAATGCGGCAGTGCCGGTGGCACCAGCGATGCCAATGTATGTGGCCCGTTTTTGCCAGTCGGTCGGCTGTGCCATGGCACTGGACGGACAAAGCTGAGCAGCAATCGTCGCATTCTGAATACGGGTGCTATTTCCACCGCTACCAAAACCGGAACTGTTAGCATTCATGTCGAGGGAGTTGAACAGCGGCCCCTGATCAAGCCCTGGCAGTAAACCCACCCACCACGTCATCCCCCAGCCACCGTTTGCATCGCGGCGGCAGCCAATGGGGAAAGTGCTGTAGGTGTCGTGGTAGTTGTGAATGGCGAGGCCAATCTGCTTGAGATTGTTCCGGCACTGGGTTCGGCGGGCCGCTTCGCGGGCCTGCTGGACTGCCGGGAGCAACAGGGCAATCAAAATGGCGATGATCGCAATCACCACCAACAATTCAATCAAAGTGAATCCACGACGCGACATGCGTGCCTCCAGTCAGAAGAGAAGAAGTTTTTAACAAGACAGGAACTGGGATAGGAAAACTTTACATAACGTACACAAGAGAATGTTTATGAGTCAATCAGCGATCTTTAAAATCTTGCTTCAACAAGGAAGTTCGCCTGCTCATCTCAGGATTTCCCCAGAGCTGTTCTGGCAGAGATCAACTGACTGTAAGTCACCAGCATAAATCATGTTGTGGACTTTCTTTCCACCGATTTCTTCTCACCTGCTTTGCAGCTGGCGATGATTTCGTCTTTCAGTGAATCGGACATGACCAGGCCGGCTGGAGGGGCTTCGATAAAGTTGATGCCGTGAAACAAGCTCAATTCAGCGAGCGCCATGCGGATTTCCAGTGGAGAATGAACGCCCAGTGCCGCAGAGGCAGAGATCCGGCGTTCGCTTTCGAGCAGCTTTCTGATCGCAGCGGTTAGTCGCTCACGGTTCGCCCTTCGAATGAGCAGCATGCGTTGAATGGCGAAGAAGACCAGATGCCATGACGATGGCCCGATGAGCAGGAACATCAGAAAGATTTTGGCCGTTGAAAGCAGGTCGAACGAATGGCCAAAAGTCACCCTCGGAACACCCATCGACAGGAATGACAAACCCGTCCACTGTCCAAACTGGAAGGCCTGAGTCGTCCCCAAATTCTGCAGAGAATCCCAACTTACCAAGAAATAGATCACCCCCAACAGGAGAAAAATCCCTGTCGCCACTTCGGCAAACCAGCCCGGAGCAATCGCCCACTGGAATCGCATGACCAGAATCAGCCAGATCATGTTCCAGTAGAGGAGTGTGAGGAAACTGGCGACAAACAGGCCCATCAC from Planctopirus ephydatiae encodes:
- a CDS encoding DUF1559 domain-containing protein, with the protein product MSRRGFTLIELLVVIAIIAILIALLLPAVQQAREAARRTQCRNNLKQIGLAIHNYHDTYSTFPIGCRRDANGGWGMTWWVGLLPGLDQGPLFNSLDMNANSSGFGSGGNSTRIQNATIAAQLCPSSAMAQPTDWQKRATYIGIAGATGTAAFTESRLNNSAADCCSDRGASGNGSLSSGGMMLVNDVTRMRDASDGTSNIIMVGEAGGFLVTATFQAAIQAQHAHTITGNRIFIGGSGPHSWSMGTNGGGQRPGQRTFNLTTVRYAPNTQNYDQPGINVNFGPNNPLTSAHTGGVHCLFGDGHVSFISDNINLDTLRHACIRDDGQTIGEL